The following proteins are co-located in the Myroides profundi genome:
- a CDS encoding arginase family protein, which translates to MIVLGGDCSILIGSALALKRKGRYGLFFLDGHTDYVLPGQLGVHGAAGMDLAIVCGAGHERLTNIQNNKPYIEEEYVFCVGNREYDEEYERPIKDSKVVYYPLSKLRNYGIKRVVSDFLMRVEEYDLEGYFIHLDVDVLNDKIMPAVDCRQEDGLNYKELKEILTPLVKDKRCVGLEIAILDPDLDPLGVYTKEFIENVKDIIETSL; encoded by the coding sequence TTGATTGTATTAGGTGGAGATTGTAGTATTCTTATCGGTAGTGCGCTTGCCTTAAAGAGAAAAGGGCGTTATGGGCTGTTCTTTCTAGATGGGCATACAGATTATGTATTACCAGGACAATTGGGGGTACATGGGGCAGCAGGTATGGATTTGGCTATAGTATGTGGTGCTGGTCATGAACGTCTTACTAATATTCAAAACAACAAGCCTTATATTGAAGAAGAATACGTGTTTTGTGTAGGGAATAGAGAGTATGATGAAGAATATGAGAGGCCTATAAAAGACTCTAAAGTTGTTTATTATCCTTTGTCTAAATTAAGAAATTATGGTATAAAGAGAGTTGTATCAGATTTTTTGATGCGCGTCGAAGAGTATGATTTAGAGGGGTACTTTATTCATTTAGATGTGGATGTACTAAATGATAAGATAATGCCTGCGGTAGACTGTAGGCAAGAAGATGGATTGAATTATAAGGAGTTAAAAGAAATACTTACACCTTTAGTTAAAGATAAGAGATGTGTGGGATTGGAGATCGCAATACTAGATCCAGACTTAGATCCTTTAGGTGTTTATACTAAAGAGTTTATTGAAAATGTAAAAGATATTATAGAAACGTCTCTTTAA
- a CDS encoding DNA topoisomerase IV subunit B, with product MQDQNQYTEDNIRSLDWKEHIRMRPGMYIGKLGDGSSPDDGIYILIKEVIDNSIDEFVMGTGKTIEVTLKDKLVTVRDYGRGIPLGKVVDVVSKMNTGGKYDSKAFKKSVGLNGVGTKAVNALSNYFRVESVRDGQLKGAEFSAGDLVTEEELVETTRRKGTKVSFVADEAIFKNYKYRKEYIERMLKNYCYLNKGLTVMFNGEKFFSENGLKDLLLENITEEDQVYPIIHLSGDDIEVALTHSKSQYSEEYYSFVNGQNTTQGGTHLAAFREALVRTLKEFYNKNFDASDIRKSIVAAVAVKVEEPVFESQTKTKLGSTDMGPDLPTVRTFVNDFVKTQLDNYLHKNPDIADALLKKILQAEKERKELSGIRKIAKERAKKASLHNRKLRDCRVHLTDIKNPLYLDSTLFITEGDSASGSITKSRNVNTQAVFSLRGKPLNSYGMTKKIVYENEEFNLLQAALDIEDDFENLRYNNIVIATDADVDGMHIRLLLITFFLQFFPELIKEGHLYILQTPLFRVRNKKETIYCYSEEERINAIEKLKPKPEITRFKGLGEISPDEFQYFIGEDIRLDPVMLDKSMSIDKMLEFYMGKNTPDRQEFIIDNLKVELDVVE from the coding sequence ATGCAAGATCAAAATCAATATACCGAAGATAATATTCGTTCGTTAGACTGGAAGGAACATATTCGTATGCGTCCTGGTATGTATATCGGAAAATTAGGAGATGGTTCTTCTCCTGATGATGGTATCTACATTCTAATTAAAGAGGTTATAGACAACAGTATAGATGAATTCGTGATGGGGACAGGTAAGACTATTGAGGTTACACTCAAAGATAAGCTTGTCACTGTACGTGATTACGGACGTGGTATTCCCTTAGGTAAAGTAGTAGACGTAGTGTCTAAAATGAACACTGGGGGTAAATACGATTCTAAGGCATTCAAGAAATCAGTAGGTCTAAACGGGGTGGGTACTAAAGCTGTAAATGCTTTATCTAACTACTTCCGCGTAGAGTCTGTACGTGATGGACAACTAAAAGGAGCTGAATTCTCTGCTGGAGATTTAGTAACAGAAGAAGAATTAGTAGAAACTACTAGACGTAAAGGAACTAAAGTTTCTTTCGTAGCTGATGAGGCAATCTTCAAAAACTATAAATACCGTAAGGAGTATATAGAGCGTATGCTAAAGAATTACTGTTATCTTAATAAAGGATTGACAGTAATGTTTAATGGAGAAAAGTTCTTTTCTGAAAATGGGCTTAAGGATCTTCTTTTAGAGAATATTACAGAAGAAGATCAAGTGTATCCGATCATTCACTTATCAGGTGATGATATCGAGGTAGCATTAACGCATAGTAAAAGTCAATATTCTGAGGAATATTACTCTTTTGTAAACGGGCAGAACACTACTCAAGGAGGAACTCACTTAGCTGCATTTAGAGAAGCTTTAGTAAGAACACTTAAAGAGTTCTATAATAAAAACTTCGATGCTTCAGATATTAGAAAGTCTATCGTAGCAGCTGTAGCTGTAAAAGTAGAAGAGCCTGTATTTGAATCTCAAACTAAGACAAAATTAGGATCTACTGATATGGGACCAGATCTGCCTACGGTACGTACTTTTGTCAATGATTTTGTGAAGACACAGTTAGATAACTATTTACACAAGAATCCTGATATCGCTGATGCGCTATTAAAGAAGATATTACAAGCAGAAAAAGAACGCAAAGAGTTATCTGGAATTAGAAAGATAGCTAAAGAGCGTGCTAAAAAAGCTAGTTTACACAATAGAAAACTAAGAGATTGTAGAGTTCACTTAACAGATATAAAGAATCCGTTGTATTTAGACAGTACTTTGTTTATTACAGAGGGAGACTCTGCTTCTGGTTCTATTACCAAATCAAGAAATGTTAATACACAGGCTGTATTTAGTTTAAGAGGAAAGCCTCTGAACTCTTATGGAATGACGAAGAAAATCGTATATGAAAATGAAGAGTTTAACTTACTACAGGCAGCATTAGATATAGAAGATGACTTTGAGAACTTAAGATATAACAATATCGTTATTGCTACTGATGCCGATGTGGATGGTATGCATATTCGATTGTTATTAATTACATTCTTTTTACAGTTCTTCCCAGAATTAATTAAAGAAGGGCATTTATACATCTTACAGACACCTTTATTTAGGGTGAGAAATAAGAAAGAAACTATTTACTGTTATAGTGAAGAAGAACGCATAAACGCTATTGAGAAATTAAAACCTAAACCAGAGATCACTCGATTCAAAGGGTTAGG
- a CDS encoding type II toxin-antitoxin system RelE family toxin: MSYNIIATPKFLKEAKKLGKKYHSLKEDLSLLIEELQQNPMLGTALANNCYKVRIAIKSKGKGKSGGARVITHLVIENDTIYLLSIYDKSEYDSISDSEIKELLKLIK, translated from the coding sequence ATGAGTTATAATATTATTGCAACTCCTAAGTTTCTAAAAGAAGCTAAAAAGCTTGGAAAGAAATACCATTCATTGAAAGAAGATCTTTCTCTTTTAATTGAAGAATTACAACAAAATCCCATGCTCGGAACTGCATTAGCTAATAATTGTTATAAAGTACGCATAGCTATAAAATCTAAAGGTAAAGGTAAAAGTGGCGGAGCTAGAGTTATTACACATCTTGTAATCGAAAATGATACTATCTATTTGCTTTCTATTTATGACAAAAGTGAATACGACTCAATAAGTGATAGTGAGATTAAAGAGTTGCTTAAACTAATAAAATAA
- the aroB gene encoding 3-dehydroquinate synthase: MENITTEHYDILFGQEAYEHLGSYLNNNGYSKLFILTDSNCYEHCLPYFLSNLPTDVPFEIIEVEAGEENKVLDTCAGVIQTMLEQGGDRKSIIITVGGGVITDMGGFIASIFMRGIDFINIPTSLLAMVDASVGGKTGVDLNGIKNCIGAFAMPKMLIIDVNYLETLEARQIKAGYAEMLKHGLIFDAKYYAYLKDIANVDFNDLETLIHHSVTIKNTVVTQDPKEHGVRKILNFGHTVGHAVESYYLMNESKETLLHGEAVALGMVAEAYISKELGYLTQEEYLDIKETIHTIYGVVELSNEDIENSLEWLKFDKKNYGGNIRCVLLDKIGSAIYDIEVSKELVVKGLEAYLN; the protein is encoded by the coding sequence ATGGAAAACATAACAACAGAGCATTACGATATTTTATTCGGACAAGAAGCATACGAACATTTAGGTTCATATTTAAATAACAATGGCTATAGTAAGCTTTTTATCTTGACGGATTCTAATTGTTATGAACACTGTTTGCCTTATTTCTTAAGTAACTTGCCTACAGATGTACCTTTCGAAATCATAGAGGTAGAAGCAGGTGAGGAGAATAAAGTATTAGACACTTGTGCTGGTGTGATTCAGACTATGTTAGAACAAGGAGGAGATCGCAAGAGTATCATTATCACTGTAGGAGGTGGGGTGATTACAGATATGGGAGGTTTTATCGCTTCTATATTTATGCGTGGAATAGACTTTATCAATATTCCTACTTCATTATTAGCCATGGTAGATGCTTCTGTGGGAGGAAAGACAGGAGTTGATTTAAATGGTATCAAGAACTGTATAGGTGCATTCGCTATGCCTAAGATGCTAATCATCGATGTAAATTACTTAGAAACTTTAGAGGCTAGACAAATTAAGGCTGGATATGCAGAAATGTTAAAACACGGCTTGATATTTGACGCCAAATATTATGCGTATCTTAAGGATATCGCGAATGTTGATTTTAATGATTTAGAAACGCTTATTCATCATTCAGTAACCATTAAGAATACTGTGGTAACACAGGATCCAAAAGAACATGGTGTTCGCAAGATTTTAAACTTTGGACATACGGTAGGTCATGCTGTAGAGAGTTACTATCTAATGAATGAGTCTAAAGAAACTTTGCTACATGGAGAAGCTGTTGCATTAGGTATGGTCGCGGAGGCTTATATTTCCAAAGAATTAGGATATTTAACTCAGGAAGAATATTTAGATATAAAAGAAACAATACATACTATATATGGCGTTGTAGAACTATCAAATGAAGACATCGAAAACTCGTTAGAGTGGTTGAAGTTTGATAAAAAGAACTACGGTGGTAATATACGTTGTGTATTATTAGATAAAATAGGCTCTGCTATCTATGATATAGAAGTAAGCAAAGAGTTAGTAGTAAAGGGGTTAGAGGCTTATTTGAATTAA
- a CDS encoding YihY/virulence factor BrkB family protein has product MQNSGFKKIILLFKQSVFDFLDDNAMKFSAALSYYTIFALPPLMLLIISASGFIFEEQEVANFFYDQLKDMVGPNTTTEIQNAMSNVQLNRKSGYITTIIGVGILLFSASGVFAEIQSSINYIWGLAAKPDKSIARLVKNRLLSFAMIGSVGFVLLVSLMINSIVSLLYSYLGNFFGEETLSLVKLLNNAVVFLIITILFVLIFMTLPNGKLRWKDAFIGAGFTAVLFMIGKFGIGWYLGNTASSSLYGAAGSVTVMLIWVYYSAMILYFGAEFTKNYAILYGRKIVPGPYSIEIEKNVIKKSSED; this is encoded by the coding sequence ATGCAGAATAGTGGTTTTAAAAAAATAATCTTATTATTTAAGCAATCTGTGTTTGATTTCTTAGATGACAATGCAATGAAGTTTAGCGCAGCATTGTCCTATTATACCATTTTTGCTTTACCTCCCTTAATGTTATTAATTATATCTGCAAGTGGATTTATTTTTGAGGAACAAGAAGTAGCTAATTTCTTCTACGATCAACTAAAAGATATGGTAGGGCCAAATACAACTACTGAGATACAAAACGCCATGAGCAATGTCCAGTTAAATAGAAAAAGTGGCTATATCACTACTATTATTGGGGTAGGTATTTTACTATTTAGTGCTTCAGGGGTTTTTGCAGAGATACAGAGCTCTATAAACTATATTTGGGGCCTAGCAGCTAAACCTGATAAAAGTATTGCTAGATTGGTTAAAAACAGGCTGCTTTCTTTCGCTATGATAGGTTCAGTAGGATTTGTCTTATTAGTGAGTCTAATGATTAATTCAATTGTGAGCCTTTTATATAGTTATTTAGGGAATTTCTTTGGAGAAGAAACACTTAGTTTAGTAAAATTACTTAACAATGCGGTGGTCTTTTTAATCATAACTATTCTATTTGTTCTAATCTTCATGACTTTACCTAATGGTAAGTTGAGATGGAAAGATGCCTTTATAGGAGCAGGTTTTACAGCTGTATTATTTATGATAGGGAAGTTCGGAATAGGTTGGTATTTAGGTAATACGGCTTCATCATCACTTTATGGAGCAGCTGGTTCTGTGACAGTTATGTTGATATGGGTATACTATTCGGCGATGATCCTCTATTTTGGTGCTGAGTTTACAAAAAATTATGCTATCTTATATGGCAGAAAAATAGTACCAGGGCCTTATTCCATTGAGATAGAGAAGAATGTTATCAAAAAGTCATCAGAGGATTAA
- the ychF gene encoding redox-regulated ATPase YchF produces the protein MKAGIVGLPNVGKSTLFNCLSNAKAQSANFPFCTIEPNIGVVNVPDPRLSKLEELVVPERVLPATVEIVDIAGLVKGASKGEGLGNQFLGNIRECNAIIHVLRCFDNDNIIHVDGNVNPIRDKETIDIELQLKDLETVEKRLEKVKKAAKTGNKEAQVEADLLERIRVTLLEGKSARVVEPKNADEEELLEDFQLITTKPVLYVCNVDEGAAVSGNDYVVKVKELVKDENAEVIVLAVGTEADIMELETFEERQMFLEDLGLDEPGVSKLIRSAYKLLNLQTYFTAGVKEVRAWTIKVGDTAPKAAGVIHSDFEKGFIRAEVIGYDDYVTFGSEAKVKEAGKLRVEGKEYIVKDGDVMHFRFNV, from the coding sequence ATGAAAGCAGGTATAGTAGGATTGCCAAATGTAGGTAAATCAACATTATTCAATTGTTTATCTAATGCAAAGGCGCAGAGTGCTAACTTCCCATTTTGTACAATAGAACCGAATATTGGGGTTGTGAATGTACCAGATCCAAGATTGTCTAAATTAGAAGAGTTAGTAGTACCAGAGCGTGTATTACCTGCTACTGTTGAGATTGTAGATATTGCTGGGTTAGTAAAAGGAGCAAGTAAAGGAGAAGGTTTAGGAAACCAATTCTTAGGAAATATTAGAGAGTGTAATGCTATTATTCACGTTTTACGTTGTTTTGACAATGATAATATCATTCACGTAGATGGGAATGTAAATCCTATCAGAGATAAAGAAACTATCGATATCGAATTACAGTTAAAAGATCTTGAAACTGTAGAAAAGAGATTAGAGAAAGTAAAAAAAGCTGCTAAGACTGGAAATAAAGAAGCTCAAGTAGAAGCTGATTTATTAGAAAGAATTAGAGTAACGCTATTAGAGGGTAAATCTGCTCGTGTAGTAGAGCCTAAAAATGCAGATGAGGAAGAGTTATTAGAAGACTTCCAATTAATCACTACAAAACCTGTATTATACGTATGTAACGTAGATGAGGGAGCTGCTGTATCAGGAAATGATTATGTAGTTAAAGTAAAAGAGCTAGTAAAAGACGAAAACGCAGAAGTAATCGTATTAGCTGTAGGAACTGAGGCTGACATTATGGAACTAGAGACTTTCGAAGAAAGACAAATGTTCTTAGAAGACTTAGGATTAGACGAGCCAGGTGTGTCTAAATTAATTCGTTCAGCTTATAAATTATTAAACTTACAAACGTACTTCACAGCTGGAGTAAAAGAAGTAAGAGCTTGGACTATTAAAGTTGGAGATACTGCTCCTAAAGCAGCTGGAGTAATTCACAGTGACTTCGAAAAAGGATTTATCCGTGCAGAAGTAATAGGATATGATGATTATGTAACTTTTGGTTCTGAAGCTAAAGTAAAAGAAGCTGGAAAGCTAAGAGTAGAAGGGAAAGAATATATCGTAAAAGATGGAGATGTAATGCACTTCCGTTTTAACGTGTAA
- a CDS encoding deoxyhypusine synthase family protein encodes MSKGPISQFIEHNYRHFNAAALVDAAKGYEAHLDAGGKMLISMGGAMSTAELGISLAEMIRQDKVQIISCTGANLEEDVMNLVAHSHYKRVPNYRDLTPEQERELLDNHYNRVTDTCIPEEEAFRRLQKHLEDVWHAAEAEGKRYFPHEFLYQIVNSGVLEQYYEIDPKDSWIVAAAEKNIPIVCPGWEDSTCGNIFTSNVIKGKLNVHTVKTGIEYMIYLTEWYRANSGGHGVGFFQIGGGISGDFPICVVPMMYQDLEWEDVPFWSYFCQISDSTTSYGSYSGAVPNEKITWGKLDIDTPKFIVESDATIVAPLIFAYILGN; translated from the coding sequence ATGAGTAAAGGACCAATTAGTCAGTTTATTGAGCATAACTATAGACACTTTAACGCTGCTGCGTTAGTGGATGCTGCAAAAGGATATGAAGCACACTTAGACGCTGGAGGAAAAATGTTAATTTCTATGGGTGGTGCGATGAGTACTGCTGAGTTAGGAATTTCTTTAGCAGAGATGATTCGTCAAGATAAAGTACAAATCATTTCTTGTACAGGAGCTAACTTAGAAGAGGACGTGATGAACTTGGTTGCTCACTCTCACTACAAAAGAGTACCAAATTATAGAGATTTGACTCCAGAGCAAGAGAGAGAGTTATTAGATAACCACTATAACCGTGTAACTGACACTTGTATTCCAGAAGAGGAAGCATTCCGTCGTTTACAAAAACACTTAGAAGACGTATGGCATGCAGCTGAAGCTGAAGGAAAACGTTATTTCCCACACGAATTCTTATACCAAATCGTTAACTCAGGTGTATTAGAGCAATACTACGAAATCGATCCTAAAGATTCTTGGATTGTTGCTGCAGCAGAGAAGAATATTCCAATCGTATGTCCAGGATGGGAAGATTCAACTTGTGGTAATATCTTTACTTCAAACGTAATCAAAGGAAAATTAAATGTACACACTGTAAAAACAGGTATCGAGTACATGATCTACTTAACAGAGTGGTATAGAGCTAACTCAGGAGGACACGGAGTAGGATTCTTCCAAATCGGAGGAGGTATCTCTGGAGATTTCCCTATCTGTGTGGTTCCAATGATGTACCAAGACTTAGAGTGGGAAGATGTACCTTTCTGGTCATACTTCTGCCAAATCTCTGATTCTACTACATCTTACGGATCATATTCAGGAGCAGTTCCTAACGAAAAAATTACATGGGGTAAATTAGATATCGACACACCTAAGTTCATTGTTGAGTCAGATGCTACGATTGTTGCTCCATTAATTTTTGCATATATTCTTGGTAATTAA
- a CDS encoding decarboxylase, with translation MNTKYVDLINQTFYFPQEEFKLNKDNLQFHNIDLMGLVEKYGTPLKFTYLPKISENISNVKTIFRKAMEKNKYKANYYYCYCTKSSHFSYVLNEAFKNDIHVETSSAFDVNIVENLLETGKINKDTFVLCNGFKRAQYIDNIANLINNKHENTIPIIDNYEELDLLQEQINKKFKIGIRIASEESPKFEFYTSRLGIGYKSILPFYRKQIAENPNVELKMLHFFINTGIRDTAYYWNELVKCLKVYITLKKECPTLDSLNIGGGFPIKDSLAFEFDYQYMVDEIINQIKIVCEEAEVDVPNIFTEFGSYTVGESGGAIYEILYQKQQNDREKWNMIDSSFITTLPDSWAINKRFIMLPINRWNDTYERILLGGLTCDSDDYYNSEQNLNAIYLPKFNKEKPLYIGFFNTGAYQDQIGGFGGIHHCLIPQPKHILIDKDENGIIATELFSEQQTAEQVLDILGYNK, from the coding sequence ATGAACACAAAATATGTTGACTTAATCAACCAAACTTTTTATTTTCCTCAAGAAGAATTCAAATTAAACAAAGATAATCTTCAATTTCACAATATTGATTTAATGGGGTTAGTTGAAAAATACGGAACACCATTAAAATTCACTTACTTACCTAAAATCTCTGAGAACATTAGCAATGTAAAGACTATCTTTAGAAAAGCTATGGAAAAGAATAAGTACAAAGCAAACTATTACTACTGCTACTGTACTAAAAGTTCTCACTTCTCTTATGTACTGAATGAGGCATTCAAGAATGATATCCATGTAGAGACATCTTCTGCTTTTGACGTAAACATTGTAGAGAATTTATTAGAGACTGGTAAGATCAACAAAGATACATTCGTATTATGTAACGGATTTAAACGTGCGCAATACATTGATAATATCGCAAATCTAATCAATAATAAACACGAGAATACTATTCCTATTATTGATAACTATGAGGAGCTTGATCTATTACAAGAACAAATCAACAAGAAGTTTAAAATCGGTATTCGTATAGCTTCTGAAGAATCTCCAAAGTTTGAATTCTATACTTCACGTTTAGGAATAGGATACAAGAGTATCTTGCCTTTCTACAGAAAGCAAATCGCTGAGAATCCTAATGTAGAGCTTAAGATGCTTCACTTCTTCATCAATACAGGTATTAGAGATACTGCGTATTACTGGAATGAATTAGTAAAATGTTTGAAAGTTTATATCACTTTAAAGAAAGAATGTCCTACATTAGATAGTTTAAATATCGGAGGAGGATTTCCTATTAAAGATTCATTAGCTTTTGAATTTGATTACCAATATATGGTAGACGAAATCATCAATCAAATCAAGATAGTATGTGAGGAAGCTGAAGTGGATGTGCCTAATATCTTTACAGAATTTGGTTCCTATACTGTAGGTGAGAGTGGAGGAGCTATCTATGAAATCTTATACCAAAAGCAACAAAATGATAGAGAGAAATGGAATATGATCGATTCATCATTCATTACTACTTTACCAGACTCATGGGCTATCAATAAACGTTTTATCATGTTGCCTATCAATAGATGGAATGATACTTATGAGCGTATATTGTTAGGAGGATTGACTTGTGATAGTGATGATTACTATAACTCAGAGCAAAACTTAAACGCAATCTATTTGCCTAAGTTTAATAAAGAAAAACCTTTGTATATTGGGTTCTTTAATACAGGTGCTTATCAAGATCAGATCGGAGGATTTGGAGGTATTCACCACTGCTTAATTCCACAACCAAAACATATCTTAATAGATAAGGATGAGAATGGAATTATTGCTACAGAGTTATTCTCTGAACAACAGACTGCAGAGCAAGTATTAGATATCTTAGGATATAACAAATAA